The Humulus lupulus chromosome 4, drHumLupu1.1, whole genome shotgun sequence genome has a window encoding:
- the LOC133832828 gene encoding MMS19 nucleotide excision repair protein homolog gives MRVTNKELADFGYISRRSFIDIKKYIREYFDITCVNYPGGFQTDVVWKLAVKALVHIGSFISKCNELEKALSYTSIVVEKIVSSLSSDKFTLPFPLKLEVVSELGASGQYHMLMIVQGLEGAIFAKLDDFLVHGNKKSVELAIQLLQCYSEKVIPWY, from the exons ATGAGAGTTACAAA TAAAGAGCTTGCAGATTTTGGCTATATTTCCCGAAGGTCATTTATCGATATCAAAAAGTATATTCGAGAATATTTTGACATCACTTGTGTCAATTATCCTGGAGGATTTCAAACAGATGTTGTATGGAAGCTTGCCGTGAAGGCATTAGTTCATATTGGCTCTTTCATCAGTAAATGTAATGAGTTGGAGAAAGCACTGAGCTATACAAGTATTGTTGTTGAAAAAATTGTTTCATCACTGTCTAGTGATAAATTTACCCTGCCTTTTCCACTCAAACTGGAAGTGGTATCTGAACTAGGTGCAAGTGGACAGTATCATATGCTGATGATTGTTCAAGGGTTGGAAGGGGCTATATTTGCTAAGCTTGATGATTTTTTA GTCCATGGGAATAAAAAGTCTGTTGAATTAGCAATTCAACTTCTGCAATGCTATTCTGAAAAGGTTATTCCGTG GTACTAA